A single region of the Raphanus sativus cultivar WK10039 chromosome 1, ASM80110v3, whole genome shotgun sequence genome encodes:
- the LOC108845489 gene encoding transcription factor bHLH149, translated as MVDSLFPSIIEPTGDDNTSPESRRKRRRISETAKEAESSSSKAQRISEESSKRWRTSRVQQIYASKLVEALRRARQRSTDAGKITTTSAAAREIRDTADRVLAASARGASRWSRSILARRSRVPAMSMKKHRKAKSAGGRKPRKDAAAAAERKRNKLPAVERKLKILGSLVPGCRKVTVPNLLDEVTDYISALEMQVRAMESLAELLAAAAPRMALTRP; from the coding sequence ATGGTGGATTCTCTGTTTCCGAGCATCATTGAACCCACAGGTGATGACAACACGTCTCCGGAGTCGAGACGTAAGCGGCGGAGGATATCAGAGACGGCGAAGGAGGCGGAGTCGTCGTCATCAAAGGCCCAGCGGATCAGCGAAGAGAGCTCCAAGAGATGGAGAACCAGCCGCGTCCAGCAGATCTACGCCTCCAAGCTCGTCGAGGCTCTCCGCCGAGCTCGCCAGAGATCAACCGACGCCGGCAAAATCACCACCACCTCCGCCGCGGCGCGGGAGATACGCGACACGGCGGACCGAGTTCTCGCCGCGTCGGCTCGCGGCGCGAGCAGATGGAGCAGGTCGATCCTAGCGAGGAGGAGTCGCGTCCCAGCGATGAGCATGAAGAAACATAGGAAGGCGAAGTCAGCCGGAGGTCGCAAACCGAGGAAAGacgcggcggcggcggcggagaggAAGCGGAATAAACTTCCGGCGGTTGAGAGAAAGCTGAAGATTCTCGGGAGTTTGGTTCCCGGTTGCCGTAAAGTTACCGTGCCGAATCTTTTAGACGAAGTGACCGATTACATCTCGGCTCTAGAGATGCAGGTCAGAGCCATGGAGTCTCTCGCGGAACTCTTAGCAGCCGCCGCGCCGCGGATGGCGTTGACCCGACCGTAA
- the LOC108845407 gene encoding nicotianamine synthase 3 — protein sequence MDCQEEQLVNTICGLYEKISKLESLKPSEDVNILFSQLVSTCIPPNPNIDVTKMCDTVQETRQKLIKICGEAEGHLEHHFSSILTSFEDNPLHHLNIFPYYNNYIKLGKLEFDLLTQNLNGLVPKTIAFVGSGPLPLTSIVLASSHLKETVFHNFDIDASANSLASLLVSSDPDISQRMFFHTVDIMEVTESLKSFDVVFLAALVGMNKEDKVRVIEHLQKHMAPGAVLMLRSAHGPRAFLYPIVEPCDLQGFEVLSIYHPTDDVINSVVISKKLPVVSNGNIVGGPSCLLMSCNCSKIHAIMNKNKSMMIEELGVTEKQFS from the coding sequence ATGGATTGCCAAGAGGAGCAACTGGTGAACACAATTTGCGGTCTCTACGAAAAGATCTCAAAGCTCGAGAGTCTGAAACCATCCGAAGATGTCAACATTCTCTTCAGCCAGCTCGTTTCCACATGCATCCCACCCAACCCTAACATCGACGTCACCAAGATGTGTGATACAGTCCAAGAGACTCGTCAAAAACTCATCAAGATCTGTGGTGAAGCCGAAGGTCACCTGGAACATCATTTCTCTTCGATCTTGACGTCTTTTGAAGACAACCCACTTCACCATTTAAACATTTTCCCTTATTAcaataactatataaaactcGGGAAACTCGAGTTCGATCTCCTCACACAAAACCTAAACGGTCTTGTCCCAAAGACCATCGCTTTCGTTGGATCTGGTCCTCTCCCTCTCACTTCCATCGTTCTTGCTTCATCCCATCTCAAAGAGACAGTCTTTCACAACTTTGACATCGACGCTTCGGCCAACTCGCTCGCTTCTCTTCTGGTTTCTTCTGATCCAGACATCTCTCAACGCATGTTCTTCCACACCGTTGATATAATGGAGGTGACAGAGAGCTTGAAGAGCTTCGATGTCGTGTTCCTAGCAGCGCTTGTTGGGATGAACAAGGAGGATAAAGTTAGAGTGATCGAGCATCTTCAGAAACACATGGCCCCTGGTGCTGTGCTCATGCTGAGGAGTGCTCATGGTCCGAGAGCGTTTCTTTATCCGATCGTTGAGCCGTGTGATCTTCAGGGGTTCGAGGTTTTGTCCATCTATCATCCCACGGATGATGTTATCAACTCCGTGGTGATCTCGAAGAAGCTCCCTGTTGTTTCAAATGGGAATATCGTCGGTGGACCATCGTGCTTGCTCATGTCTTGCAACTGTTCCAAGATCCATGCGATAATGAACAAGAATAAGAGCATGATGATCGAGGAGTTGGGTGTCACTGAGAAACAGTTCTCTTAA
- the LOC108851386 gene encoding U11/U12 small nuclear ribonucleoprotein 65 kDa protein, with protein sequence MAAHPTSEPAVSLPTTTQVAEPLGVVITLLVRHLPDGIPHDIVSRLFSQYGASAVRPCSGGRLRNAAFVDFKNEAIASQAHRQLNGLRFLGKVLQVQRATTNKPNENKKPRLNEESGKDGQTFSNVSSNNDSKSGQGLLAGEPIAPKLGINYPFPPHLQYAYPPPDANILANITNALIAVPPLYTQVLHLMNKMNLPPPFRLALPTPPLPKAAHQPTEVQHHQSSSESEMESDEDTGGSKSGRKRARHETLVGPGIDKDVTHETVGVKPSSLTPKEMPRIKKNKHVLQIKITQKVTQEEQHKEDIELEGPAEEEPREEDLNLKPFASLEELEKGRLPPQDILSLPMFKNYTAGNPSLVLYIKNLAKDVITDDFYYIFGSQFGSIEAAKSSLGVRLMQEGRMRGQAFLTFPSVEVAHRALNLVNGFVFKGKPMIIQFGRNPGSAKPNE encoded by the exons ATGGCTGCACATCCGACATCGGAGCCGGCCGTGAGTCTCCCGACGACCACGCAGGTTGCGGAGCCCTTAGGGGTAGTAATAACTCTTCTGGTTCGGCATCTACCCGACGGAATCCCTCATGATATCGTCTCTCGTCTCTTTTCTCAATACGGAGCTTCTGCGGTTCGTCCTTGTTCCGGTGGAAG ATTGAGAAATGCTGCTTTTGTGGATTTCAAGAATGAAGCTATTGCTTCTCAAGCACATCGTCAGTTAAACGG GCTGAGGTTTCTTGGCAAGGTTCTTCAAGTACAGAGAGCTACTACTAATAAACCTAACGAGAACAAGAAGCCTCGTCTAAACGAAGAATCTGGGAAAGACGGTCAGACATTCTCAAACGTTAGCAGCAACAATGATTCTAAATCCGGGCAGGGACTACTTGCTGGTGAACCGATAGCTCCAAAACTTGGCATTAACTATCCATTCCCTCCTCACTTACA aTATGCTTACCCACCACCCGATGCAAATATATTAGCAAACATTACTAATGCCCTTATCGCTGTCCCACCTTTATACACCCAG GTGCTGCATCTAATGAACAAAATGAATCTTCCACCTCCTTTTCGCCTCGCCTTGCCCACACCACCTCTACCTAAAGCAGCCCATCAACCAACTGAGGTTCAACATCATCAATCTAGTAGCGAGTCAGAGATGGAATCTGATGAG GATACAGGTGGATCAAAATCAGGAAGGAAGCGTGCTAGACATGAAACTCTTGTTGGTCCTGGTATAGACAAGGATGTGACACACGAGACTGTTGGAGTGAAGCCCTCGTCTCTGACTCCCAAAGAGATGCCTCGGATAAAAAAGAACAAACATGTTTTGCAG ATCAAGATTACCCAAAAAGTTACTCAAGAGGAACAACATAAAGAGGATATTGAGCTTGAAGGCCCTGCAGAGGAGGAGCCAAGAGAAGAAGATTTAAATTTGAAACCGTTTGCAAGCTTAGAGGAGTTGGAGAAGGGAAGGTTACCTCCGCAGGATATTCTTTCATTGCCTATGTTCAAG AACTACACAGCTGGGAATCCTTCGCTTGTGTTGTATATCAAAAATCTTGCCAAAGACGTTATAACTGATGATTTCTATTACATATTTG GGTCACAATTTGGAAGCATCGAAGCAGCTAAATCGAGTCTTGGTGTGAGGCTGATGCAG GAAGGAAGGATGAGAGGGCAAGCTTTTTTGACATTTCCATCAGTTGAAGTCGCACATCGTGCGCTG AATCTTGTAAATGGTTTTGTGTTCAAAGGAAAACCGATGATTATACAGTTTGGCAGGAATCCTGGATCAGCCAAGCCAAACGAATGA
- the LOC130509050 gene encoding calreticulin-2, whose product MAKLILSLLSLILIGLIAIASAAVIFEERFDDGWENRWVKSEWKKDDKSAGEWSHTAGNWSGDANDKGIQTSEDYRFYAISAEFPEFSNKDKTLVFQFSVKHEQKLDCGGGYMKLLSGDVDQKKFGGDTPYSIMFGPDICGYSTKKVHAILTYNDANHLIKKDVPCETDQLTHVYTFILRPDATYSILIDNVEKQTGSLYSDWDLLPPKKIKDPSAKKPEDWDEQEYIPDPEDKKPDGYDDIPKEIPDTDATKPEDWDEEEDGEWTAPTIPNPEYMGEWKPKQIKNPNYKGKWEAPLIDNPDFKDDAELYVFPKLKYVGIELWQVKSGSLFDNVLICDDPDYAKKLADETWGKLKDAEKAAFDEIEKKKEEEESKDAPAETDAEDEAEEDEGDESDTESKTEAKSEASEETSEEKDATAHDEL is encoded by the exons ATGGCGAAACTAATCCTTAGCCTCCTCTCATTGATTCTTATCGGTCTCATCGCGATCGCTTCCGCCGCAGTTATCTTCGAGGAGCGCTTTGATG ATGGATGGGAGAACAGATGGGTTAAATCTGAGTGGAAGAAAGATGACAAGTCTGCTGGGGAGTGGAGCCACACTGCAGGAAATTGGTCTGGTGATGCTAACGATAAAG GTATCCAGACCAGTGAGGACTACAGGTTCTACGCCATTTCTGCTGAGTTCCCTGAATTTAGCAACAAGGACAAAACCTTAGTCTTCCAGTTCTCGGTCAAGCACGAGCAGAAGCTTGACTGTGGTGGTGGCTACATGAAGCTGCTCAGTGGTGACGTTGACCAGAAGAAATTTGGTGGTGACACCCCATACAG CATTATGTTTGGTCCCGATATCTGTGGCTACAGCACGAAGAAAGTGCATGCTATCCTTACCTACAATGACGCCAACCACCTGATCAAGAAGGATGTTCCATGTGAAACTGACCAGCTCACCCACGTGTACACATTCATCCTCCGCCCAGATGCTACTTACAGTATTCTCATTGACAATGTTGAGAAGCAAACCGGTAGCCTGTACTCTGACTGGGATCTTCTCCCACCCAAGAAGATCAAGGACCCCAGCGCCAAGAAG cctGAGGACTGGGACGAGCAAGAGTACATTCCCGACCCTGAAGACAAGAAACCTGACGGATACGATGATATCCCAAAGGAGATCCCAGATACCGATGCAACGAAG CCTGAGGACtgggatgaagaagaagatggtgagtGGACTGCCCCTACCATTCCCAACCCTGAGTACATGGGTGAATGGAAGCCCAAG CAAATCAAGAACCCCAACTACAAGGGCAAGTGGGAAGCTCCACTGATTGACAACCCTG ACTTCAAGGATGACGCAGAGCTCTACGTCTTCCCCAAACTGAAGTATGTTGGAATCGAATTGTGGCAG GTGAAATCAGGATCATTGTTCGACAATGTCTTGATCTGCGATGACCCAGACTACGCCAAGAAGTTGGCTGATGAAACATGGGGAAAGCTCAAGGAT GCGGAGAAAGCAGCTTTCGATGAgattgagaagaagaaagaggaagaggaatCCAAGGACGCTCCAGCAGAAACTGAT GCTGAAGATGAAGCAGAGGAAGATGAAGGAGATGAATCAGATACTGAATCAAAGACCGAGGCCAAATCCGAAGCTAGCGAGGAAACCTCAGAGGAGAAAGACGCCACCGCTCAT GATGAGCTGTAA